In a genomic window of Methanofollis sp.:
- a CDS encoding glycine betaine/L-proline ABC transporter ATP-binding protein, giving the protein MVKPKITIRSLYNIFGKHPEKVVSLLRKGKTKQEILEETGQTVGLRDVNLSVDEGEIFVVMGLSGSGKSTLLRCINRLIEPSHGEILIDGTDIASLEEDALREVRRKKLGMVFQNFALLPHRSVIENVAFGLEVQGMPEEERIEKAGKTIEMVGLAGYEESMPDELSGGMKQRVGLARALASDPDVLLMDEAFSALDPIIRTGMQDELLDLQGELSKTIIFVTHDLDEALKLGNRIALMKDGCIVQVGTPEEILTSPADDYVASFVAGVDRTRVLTAEGVMKPPEPVVSIISGPRVALKLMEEHGISTIFAVGKGKVLRGLVTVDDAVTAARAKKTNIEDILITDTPVTSPGTPVRDLMGLVATSQYPVAVVDACNRLKGVIVRGSLLAALAVSGNGEEELV; this is encoded by the coding sequence ATGGTTAAACCCAAAATTACAATCAGATCGTTATATAATATCTTTGGAAAACATCCGGAAAAAGTCGTTTCCCTTCTCAGAAAAGGGAAGACAAAACAGGAAATCCTGGAGGAAACCGGGCAGACCGTCGGCCTCAGGGACGTGAACCTCTCTGTCGACGAAGGTGAAATTTTTGTGGTCATGGGCCTCTCGGGTTCGGGAAAGTCCACTCTTCTCCGGTGCATCAACCGCCTCATCGAACCAAGCCATGGGGAGATCCTCATCGACGGCACCGACATCGCCTCTCTTGAGGAGGACGCCCTCAGGGAGGTGAGACGGAAGAAACTGGGCATGGTCTTCCAGAACTTCGCCCTCCTCCCCCACAGGAGCGTCATCGAGAATGTCGCCTTCGGACTGGAGGTGCAGGGGATGCCGGAGGAAGAAAGGATCGAAAAGGCAGGAAAGACCATCGAGATGGTGGGCCTTGCCGGCTACGAGGAGAGCATGCCCGACGAACTCTCCGGCGGCATGAAACAACGGGTCGGCCTGGCCCGCGCCCTTGCCAGCGACCCCGACGTCCTCCTGATGGACGAAGCATTCAGCGCCCTCGACCCCATTATCAGGACAGGAATGCAGGACGAACTCCTCGACCTTCAGGGCGAACTCTCGAAGACGATCATCTTTGTCACCCACGACCTCGACGAGGCCCTCAAACTCGGGAACAGGATCGCCCTGATGAAGGACGGATGCATTGTGCAGGTCGGCACGCCCGAGGAGATCCTCACCTCGCCGGCCGACGACTATGTGGCCAGCTTTGTCGCCGGCGTCGACAGGACCAGAGTGCTCACCGCGGAAGGCGTCATGAAGCCTCCCGAACCTGTTGTATCGATCATTTCAGGTCCCAGGGTTGCCCTGAAACTGATGGAAGAGCACGGGATCTCGACCATCTTTGCCGTCGGGAAAGGAAAGGTCCTGAGGGGCCTGGTGACCGTTGACGATGCCGTCACAGCGGCACGGGCGAAGAAGACGAACATCGAAGATATCCTGATCACCGACACTCCGGTCACGAGCCCGGGGACGCCTGTCCGCGACCTGATGGGGCTGGTGGCCACAAGCCAGTATCCTGTTGCAGTCGTCGACGCCTGCAACCGGCTCAAGGGCGTCATTGTCAGGGGTTCTCTCCTTGCCGCCCTGGCCGTCTCCGGCAACGGTGAGGAGGAGCTTGTATGA
- a CDS encoding DUF169 domain-containing protein — translation MSDIRTKIDYAAAAEALKKYLNLSHSPVAVGFVQSKEQIPAGMEELSETTRHCQMVNLARKEGKVFYATAEKHACQGGAWALGLKAITPSLKSGEFYFKLGKFDTWAACKRTIDRIPHVESGLTYATMYAPLEKTPFTPTVVLIVAEPRVMLKLAQSVLYKLGGRVESNFAGIQSVCADTTAQTYLNGKVNFSLGCDGSRKFSGIADGEMVMGIPVELLPEIAAALPVVTGAPGSI, via the coding sequence ATGAGTGACATAAGGACGAAAATCGATTATGCGGCTGCTGCCGAGGCCCTGAAGAAATATCTCAATTTATCGCACTCGCCGGTGGCCGTCGGGTTCGTGCAGTCGAAGGAACAGATCCCCGCGGGGATGGAGGAACTTTCCGAGACCACCCGCCACTGCCAGATGGTCAACCTCGCCCGGAAGGAGGGGAAGGTCTTCTATGCCACTGCAGAGAAGCACGCCTGTCAGGGCGGCGCCTGGGCCCTCGGCCTGAAGGCGATCACGCCGAGCCTGAAGAGCGGGGAGTTCTATTTCAAGCTCGGCAAGTTCGACACCTGGGCGGCCTGCAAGCGGACGATCGACCGGATCCCGCACGTGGAGTCAGGGCTGACCTATGCGACGATGTATGCTCCGCTCGAAAAGACGCCCTTCACCCCGACGGTCGTTCTCATCGTGGCCGAACCGCGGGTGATGCTCAAACTCGCCCAGAGCGTCCTCTACAAACTCGGCGGCAGGGTCGAGTCGAATTTTGCCGGCATCCAGTCGGTCTGCGCCGACACGACCGCCCAGACCTATCTCAACGGGAAGGTGAACTTCTCCCTGGGCTGCGACGGGTCGCGGAAGTTCTCCGGTATTGCCGACGGCGAGATGGTCATGGGCATCCCGGTCGAACTCCTCCCTGAGATCGCCGCAGCGCTCCCGGTCGTCACCGGCGCACCCGGGTCGATCTGA
- a CDS encoding glycine betaine ABC transporter substrate-binding protein, translated as MIKNRKTIVCILIGLVAAALVLTAGCTGTGDAGAPSSEQKSISIGYVLWDSEIASTNVIKQVFEKAGYDVRLIAVDAAPLYQAVASGDVDCTVSAWLPRTQKSYMEKFGDQLDLVGKNLEGAKIGLVVPTYVTIDSIEEMNSVKDRFEGKIVGIDAGAGVMKTTEDAVEAYGLDYDIVYSSSAGMASALKKAVDREEWVVVTGWTPHWKFARWDLKYLEDPKGVYGGEEYIGTLARKGLAEDDPEAYAILKRFSWTPEDMGSVMLDIEDGMSHEDAAQKWIDAHPDQVDAWLGKA; from the coding sequence ATGATAAAAAACAGAAAAACAATCGTATGTATTCTGATCGGCCTCGTGGCCGCCGCGCTCGTCCTCACCGCCGGGTGCACCGGCACCGGGGACGCAGGAGCACCGTCCTCAGAACAGAAGTCAATCTCCATCGGCTACGTCCTCTGGGACTCGGAGATCGCGAGCACCAATGTGATCAAGCAGGTCTTCGAGAAGGCGGGCTATGACGTCAGGCTCATAGCGGTCGATGCCGCCCCCCTCTACCAGGCCGTCGCCAGCGGCGATGTGGACTGCACCGTCTCGGCCTGGCTTCCCAGGACGCAGAAGTCCTACATGGAAAAGTTCGGGGACCAACTCGACCTGGTCGGCAAGAACCTCGAAGGCGCGAAGATCGGTCTCGTTGTCCCGACCTATGTGACCATCGACTCCATTGAGGAGATGAACAGTGTAAAGGACAGGTTCGAAGGGAAGATCGTGGGCATCGACGCGGGTGCCGGGGTCATGAAGACGACCGAGGACGCAGTCGAGGCATATGGCCTGGACTATGACATTGTCTACAGTTCGAGCGCCGGCATGGCCTCGGCCCTGAAAAAGGCCGTTGACAGGGAAGAATGGGTCGTGGTCACCGGGTGGACTCCGCACTGGAAGTTCGCCCGCTGGGACCTGAAGTACCTCGAAGACCCGAAGGGAGTCTACGGCGGCGAGGAGTACATCGGTACTCTTGCCAGGAAGGGGCTTGCAGAGGACGATCCCGAGGCATATGCAATCCTGAAGCGTTTCTCCTGGACTCCCGAAGACATGGGGTCGGTGATGCTCGACATCGAAGACGGCATGTCCCACGAGGACGCCGCGCAGAAGTGGATCGATGCCCATCCCGACCAGGTCGATGCCTGGCTCGGGAAGGCATAA
- a CDS encoding hydrogenase maturation protease, protein MKVRVIACGNPYMGNDGVGHAVMERLSARHPELDIVDGGLGGFGLIPLMEDCDRVVIVDAMTGMGTPGEVRVFHEVPPSSVFPMSLHDLGIAEAVALAREVGVTAEVVIVGIEGGEIEAFSDEMTPEVQAAVPAACDAVIRAVKEGDAGGE, encoded by the coding sequence ATGAAGGTCAGAGTCATCGCCTGCGGCAACCCCTATATGGGCAATGACGGTGTCGGCCACGCCGTGATGGAGCGTCTCTCGGCAAGACACCCGGAACTCGATATTGTCGACGGCGGCCTCGGCGGTTTCGGGCTCATACCCCTGATGGAGGACTGCGACCGCGTCGTCATCGTGGACGCGATGACAGGGATGGGAACACCGGGCGAAGTCCGGGTCTTCCATGAGGTGCCTCCGTCGTCGGTCTTCCCGATGTCCCTCCACGACCTCGGGATCGCGGAGGCGGTCGCCCTCGCCCGAGAGGTCGGGGTCACGGCCGAGGTGGTCATCGTCGGGATCGAGGGGGGAGAGATCGAGGCATTCTCGGACGAGATGACCCCCGAGGTGCAGGCCGCGGTCCCGGCCGCATGTGATGCGGTGATCCGCGCGGTGAAGGAAGGGGACGCGGGCGGGGAGTGA
- a CDS encoding homoserine dehydrogenase, whose translation MRVAILGLGSVGRGVASMLARKGLGITVTGIADSKSGVCDPAGIDIAAVLEKKAKTGLCGDPAVTARAIAEGGEYDVLVEVTPTDVETGEPALTHIRAALAMGKHVVTSNKGPMALYFRDLTALAEEHGVQLRYEATVCGAIPIIQTIQHGLAGNTVHAVYGVMNGTCNYILTRMADEGLTYDQALAEARELGYAEADPTFDVKGIDTALKLVILANTIWNNGVTLKDVECTGIDLLTAEALTLAGSQNSTIRLIGEVVPEMGLLRVSPRILPKKHPLVVRDTLNAVTVVTDMAGAITEVGKGAGSVETASAVIGDLLFIKNCHVKGH comes from the coding sequence ATGCGGGTCGCCATTCTCGGTCTCGGGTCTGTGGGACGGGGCGTCGCTTCGATGCTCGCCAGGAAGGGCCTCGGGATCACGGTCACCGGCATCGCCGACTCGAAGAGCGGGGTCTGTGACCCTGCGGGCATCGACATCGCCGCGGTGCTTGAGAAGAAGGCGAAGACCGGCCTCTGCGGCGACCCGGCCGTGACGGCCCGGGCGATCGCGGAGGGCGGCGAGTACGATGTCCTCGTCGAGGTGACGCCCACCGACGTGGAGACCGGCGAACCGGCCCTCACCCATATCAGGGCGGCCCTCGCCATGGGAAAGCACGTCGTCACCTCGAACAAGGGGCCGATGGCCCTCTACTTCAGGGACCTGACGGCCCTGGCAGAGGAGCATGGCGTACAACTCAGGTACGAGGCGACGGTCTGCGGGGCGATCCCGATCATCCAGACCATCCAGCACGGCCTTGCCGGCAACACCGTCCACGCGGTCTATGGCGTCATGAACGGAACCTGCAACTATATCCTCACCAGGATGGCGGACGAGGGCCTCACCTACGACCAGGCCCTTGCCGAGGCGCGGGAACTCGGTTATGCCGAGGCCGACCCGACCTTCGACGTGAAGGGGATCGATACCGCCCTCAAACTGGTCATCCTCGCCAATACGATCTGGAATAACGGCGTCACCCTGAAGGACGTCGAGTGCACGGGCATCGACCTCCTGACTGCGGAGGCGCTGACCCTTGCCGGGAGCCAGAACTCTACCATCAGGCTCATCGGCGAGGTGGTGCCGGAGATGGGGCTGCTGCGGGTCTCGCCGCGGATCCTCCCGAAGAAACATCCTCTTGTCGTCCGCGACACCCTGAACGCGGTGACTGTCGTCACCGATATGGCCGGGGCGATCACCGAGGTCGGGAAGGGGGCGGGGTCGGTGGAGACGGCGAGCGCCGTCATCGGCGACCTGCTCTTCATCAAGAACTGTCATGTCAAGGGTCATTGA
- a CDS encoding NAD(+)/NADH kinase has product MKAILISRIDMPEVLAYAVEIEELLLSYGYHVALEGSTAIALGRDGEGEWLDETDADIVVAVGGDGTVLLAVRRMKRQIPIIGINKGHVGFLADLESSEAQAFFRNLQRKMRLEMRMRIALSAGGEPLGTALNEAVIVTERPAKMLRFTVVIDGIEVEEFRADGLVIATPTGSTAYAMSGGGPIVDPKFDGFLLVPLAPYMLSSRPHLIESSRDLRIKLESDKPAQLVFDGRGSTTLMDGLDISVKRADAPAIFIDAGKNFFLKVREKLHSL; this is encoded by the coding sequence GTGAAGGCCATCCTGATATCCCGTATAGACATGCCCGAGGTGCTCGCCTATGCCGTCGAGATAGAGGAGCTCCTCCTCTCGTACGGCTACCATGTGGCCCTGGAAGGAAGCACCGCCATCGCCCTCGGGAGAGACGGGGAAGGGGAGTGGCTCGACGAGACCGATGCCGACATCGTCGTCGCCGTCGGCGGGGACGGCACGGTCCTCCTTGCCGTCAGGAGGATGAAGAGGCAGATCCCGATCATCGGGATCAACAAAGGGCATGTGGGCTTCCTCGCGGACCTCGAGTCCTCCGAGGCGCAGGCATTCTTCAGGAACCTTCAGAGGAAGATGAGACTCGAAATGCGGATGCGTATCGCCCTCAGTGCCGGGGGAGAACCCCTGGGCACGGCCCTCAACGAAGCGGTGATCGTCACTGAACGCCCCGCGAAGATGCTGCGGTTCACCGTCGTCATCGACGGCATCGAGGTCGAGGAGTTCAGGGCCGACGGTCTGGTCATCGCCACGCCGACCGGTTCGACGGCCTATGCGATGAGCGGCGGGGGACCCATCGTCGACCCGAAGTTCGACGGCTTTCTCCTCGTCCCTCTCGCACCCTACATGCTCTCTTCACGGCCCCATCTCATCGAGAGCAGCAGGGACCTGCGGATCAAGCTTGAAAGCGACAAACCGGCCCAGCTTGTCTTCGACGGCAGAGGGAGCACGACACTTATGGACGGCCTCGATATCTCGGTGAAAAGGGCCGATGCTCCGGCAATCTTCATCGACGCCGGGAAAAATTTCTTCCTGAAGGTGCGGGAGAAACTTCACAGTCTATAA
- a CDS encoding proline/glycine betaine ABC transporter permease has protein sequence MTSFDLPKLPLGDAVEALVEWIEITFAVALDWISDGLDAIIGGMKSLLLVLPPPVFIVVAAALICFVTKRDTRLAIGSAIGLLLIWDLHLWPLAMETLALVLVATLFALLIGIPTGIFAARSETAHRIVKPGLDFMQTMPAFVYLIPAVVFFGLGNVPGMIATVIFAMPPVVRLTTLGIQQVPRELTELADAFGTTERQKLIKVQLPVALPTIMAGINQCIMMALSMVVIAAMIGAQGLGYKVLEGIQRLDIGLGFEGGLAIVIIAIILDRVTQSLAPARTER, from the coding sequence ATGACTTCCTTCGACCTCCCGAAGCTCCCGCTCGGCGATGCGGTCGAGGCCCTCGTCGAGTGGATCGAGATCACCTTCGCCGTCGCCCTGGACTGGATCAGCGACGGGCTGGACGCGATCATCGGCGGGATGAAGTCCCTCCTCCTCGTCCTGCCGCCGCCGGTCTTCATCGTCGTGGCGGCGGCGCTCATCTGTTTTGTCACAAAACGCGATACCAGACTCGCCATCGGTTCCGCGATCGGCCTCCTCCTGATCTGGGACCTGCACCTCTGGCCCCTGGCAATGGAAACACTTGCGCTGGTCCTGGTGGCCACGCTCTTTGCGCTTCTTATCGGGATACCGACAGGTATCTTTGCGGCGCGTTCTGAGACGGCGCACAGGATCGTCAAGCCTGGCCTCGACTTCATGCAGACGATGCCGGCCTTCGTCTACCTCATCCCCGCGGTGGTCTTCTTCGGCCTTGGCAACGTGCCCGGCATGATCGCCACCGTCATCTTTGCAATGCCTCCTGTGGTCAGGCTCACCACTCTCGGGATCCAGCAGGTGCCCAGGGAACTGACCGAACTCGCCGACGCCTTCGGGACCACGGAGAGGCAGAAACTGATCAAGGTCCAGTTGCCTGTCGCTCTGCCGACGATCATGGCCGGCATCAACCAGTGTATCATGATGGCCCTCTCGATGGTGGTGATCGCCGCCATGATCGGGGCCCAGGGTCTCGGCTACAAGGTGCTGGAAGGCATCCAGCGCCTCGACATCGGCCTCGGTTTCGAGGGCGGCCTCGCGATCGTGATCATCGCGATCATCCTCGACCGGGTGACCCAGAGCCTGGCACCCGCGCGTACAGAACGATGA
- a CDS encoding amino acid-binding protein yields MKIEVKDAPGQLVAALRPISDAGGNIMAVIHEWDPTLRPKTRIVQVVLDLPEERLDGLITTLKAAGVTILRLGEERLLLKRSVIMIGHLMHTDLSDTVGQIDRTGYAEVVEMHMTMPGIAQRSSALLTISATNRTHMDEAVKILRTVAKKKDLLLVEPLEEVA; encoded by the coding sequence ATGAAGATAGAGGTGAAGGACGCCCCCGGCCAGCTGGTGGCCGCCCTCAGGCCGATCTCCGATGCCGGCGGGAACATCATGGCCGTGATCCACGAGTGGGACCCGACGCTGAGGCCAAAGACCAGGATCGTCCAGGTCGTTCTCGACCTGCCCGAGGAACGGCTCGACGGCCTGATCACGACTCTCAAAGCGGCGGGGGTGACCATCCTCAGGCTGGGAGAGGAGCGTCTCCTCCTGAAGCGGAGCGTCATCATGATCGGTCACCTGATGCACACCGACCTCTCAGACACCGTCGGCCAGATCGACCGGACAGGCTATGCCGAGGTCGTCGAGATGCATATGACGATGCCTGGGATCGCCCAGAGGTCGTCGGCCCTCCTCACCATCTCCGCGACAAACCGGACGCATATGGACGAGGCGGTGAAGATCCTCCGCACGGTGGCGAAAAAGAAGGACCTCCTCCTCGTCGAACCCCTGGAGGAGGTGGCATGA